The following DNA comes from Streptomyces sp. Ag109_O5-10.
GCACCCCGACGGCGCCCTGACCTGGCGGTACGAACGGGCACGCGGCGGCGGGGGCGTCCTCGGCGACCTCGCCTCGCACGGCGTCGACCTGGCCCGCTTCCTGCTCGGCGACATCGAGTCGCTGGTCGCCGACACCGCCGTGTTCATCCCGCAGCGCGCCCGGCCCACCCGCGCCACGGCCGGCCACACCCTCGCCACCGGCGGCGAGCTGGGCCCGGTCGAGAACGAGGACTACGTCAACTGCCTGCTCCGCTTCGCCTCGGGCGCCCGCGGCGTCCTGGAGGCCGGCCGGGTCTCGGTCGGCGAGCAGAACAACTACGGCTTCGAGGTGCACGGCACCAAGGGCGCCGTCTTCTGGGACTACCGGCGGATGGGCGAGCTGGGCGTCGGCCACGGCACCGCCTACCAGGACCAGCCCGTCTCCACGGTCTTCGTCGGCCCCGGCCACGGCGAGTACGGCGCCTTCCAGCCCGGCGCCGCCAACGCCATGGGCTACGACGACCTGAAGGTGATCGAGGCCCGCAACTTCCTGCGGTCCGTCACCGAGGGCACCTCCTACGGCCCGACCCTGGAGGACGCCGTGCACAGCGCCACCGTCCTCGACGCGATGAGCCGCTCGGCCGCGCAGCGGACGTGGGTGAACCTCGGCTGACCCGGGCGGGCGGCGCGCTTCAGGCGCAGGGTCACGTGCCCACCGGCGGGTGGCAGGGCACGTGCCCGTACGAGCGGATCACGTCCTCGCCGTTCCCCTTCACGCCGTACGACGGGAAACCCGACGCCGGCGAGGTGGAGCCGGCGGCAGTTCACTCCTTGCTGTAGGTCAGGCTGTCGTTGCCGTCCTTCGTCTCGCGCTTCAGCTTGCCGCCCGGCAGCAGGGTCACCTCGGTGGCCTCCCCGGCGGTGCACGACGACCGGGGCTTGCCCGCCGTGACCGTGGAGGGGCCGATCTCCAGCGGGCCGTCCGAGCCGGGCTTCCCGGCGAGCTTCGCCGCGAACTCGCAGTGGTAGCCGGGTCCGTCCGCGACCAGGGTGAGGACCGTGTCACCCACGGTGCCCTGGCGGATGCTCAGTTCGCGGGTGTTGTGGCCGGTGTCGTTGTCTATCGAGGTGGCCCAGGAGCCGAGGAAGCCGCTCGGGACGGTGCCCTCGGGGGCGGCCGAGGAGGAGGGCGACCGGGTGGGCGTCGGCTCCGCGGCGGTGGTCGGGGCGGTGTTCGAGGCGGCGGAGGTGGTGCCGCCGCCCGCCTTGGCGTCCGTGCCGTCGTCGCCGCCGCTGTTCATGAGCGCGTAGACGGAGCCGCCCGCGGCCAGCAGCACGATCAGGGCGACGGTGACGAGGAGCGCGGTGGAGCGGGTGGTGCGGCGGGGCTCGTCGGCGGGGAGGGGGTCGTACAGCGGGGGCGGGGGGACGGGCGGATGGACCCGGGTGGGTTCGGGGGCGGCCTCGCTGTAGGGGTTGTCCTGGGTGTACGGGTTGTACGGCGAGGACTGCGGGTGCTGGTGGGGTTGGTTCGGGTAGCCGTAGGCCGGGTGCGCGGGGGCGTGTTCGGGGGACGGCGCGCCGGGTGCCGGCTGCGGGCGGGTGGGGGCCGGGCGCGCGGTTCCCCGCGCCCCCGGGTCCGCCGACCCCCGCGTCTCGTGACGAGTCACCCCTTGCAGCGCCCCGTGGCCCGTCGGGTCCTCCACCTCCAGCAGTTCGACGGCGTGGCGGCCGAGCTGGGCCACCAGGGCGCCCGGCAGCCACGGGTCCCTGGAGCGGCCCTCCCAGACCGTGTCGCCCGCTCCCGTCCGGGCCAGGATCGCGTCCAGGGACGGACGGGCCGCCGGGTCCTTGCGCAGGCAGTCGCGGACCACGTCGGCGATGTCCTCGGGAAGGCCGGACAGGTCGGGGTCCTCCTGGGCGATCCGGAACATCAGGGCGTGCGGGCCACCCTCCGTGGCCTCGAAGGGCAGCCGGCCGGTGGCCGCGTAGGCGAGCACCGAGCCGAGGCAGAAGATGTCGCAGGCCGGAGTGATGCGGTCGCCGCGCACCTGCTCGGGAGCCATGAACCCGGGCGAGCCGAGGAGCGAGCCGGTCTGGGTGAGCCGCTCGCCGGGCAGCGTCTCCAGCGCCCGCGCGATGCCGAAGTCGATGACCCGCGGCCCCTCTATGGTGAGCATCACGTTGGACGGCTTGAGGTCCCGG
Coding sequences within:
- a CDS encoding Gfo/Idh/MocA family protein — translated: MVRTLGVAVVGFGWMGRVHSQAYQRVGHHFPQLGVRPELVAVAEEVPGRAEEAAAQFGFTSTTRDWREVAADPRVAAVSITAPNFLHREIGVAMAEAGKHIWIEKPVGLTAEDARAVAEAVVKAGVRGTVGFNYRNAPAVAYARELISSGELGSVTHVRVRLFSDYAAHPDGALTWRYERARGGGGVLGDLASHGVDLARFLLGDIESLVADTAVFIPQRARPTRATAGHTLATGGELGPVENEDYVNCLLRFASGARGVLEAGRVSVGEQNNYGFEVHGTKGAVFWDYRRMGELGVGHGTAYQDQPVSTVFVGPGHGEYGAFQPGAANAMGYDDLKVIEARNFLRSVTEGTSYGPTLEDAVHSATVLDAMSRSAAQRTWVNLG
- a CDS encoding serine/threonine-protein kinase, which gives rise to MEKLGPGDPQHIGSYRLLARLGAGGMGHVYLARSERGRTVAVKLVRSELAEHEEFRARFRQEVRNAQRVGGFWTAPVLDADTEAAVPWVATGYVAGPSLQRVVEHDHGPLPERSVRILAAGLAHALGNIHTAGIVHRDLKPSNVMLTIEGPRVIDFGIARALETLPGERLTQTGSLLGSPGFMAPEQVRGDRITPACDIFCLGSVLAYAATGRLPFEATEGGPHALMFRIAQEDPDLSGLPEDIADVVRDCLRKDPAARPSLDAILARTGAGDTVWEGRSRDPWLPGALVAQLGRHAVELLEVEDPTGHGALQGVTRHETRGSADPGARGTARPAPTRPQPAPGAPSPEHAPAHPAYGYPNQPHQHPQSSPYNPYTQDNPYSEAAPEPTRVHPPVPPPPLYDPLPADEPRRTTRSTALLVTVALIVLLAAGGSVYALMNSGGDDGTDAKAGGGTTSAASNTAPTTAAEPTPTRSPSSSAAPEGTVPSGFLGSWATSIDNDTGHNTRELSIRQGTVGDTVLTLVADGPGYHCEFAAKLAGKPGSDGPLEIGPSTVTAGKPRSSCTAGEATEVTLLPGGKLKRETKDGNDSLTYSKE